Proteins encoded within one genomic window of Amorphoplanes friuliensis DSM 7358:
- a CDS encoding efflux RND transporter periplasmic adaptor subunit, translated as MDGRRLLPGVGVALAMITLVGCTSSDSKSQTPELEDRGTVLTTVKPTRQDLTNRISLAGKVTINPVFGIVAPKTGELRYLARPPSTTPFDQETWVATVWRKGKPYSVEIPAGAALAGRLMEDRSDVTAGMPVVSARHIGYGIVADIDSALAYRISGAAKSVQGQIKNGPGPFKCKPLGTIAALPAGTIPEPAPTTPAPGATGAPTAPPEPEAPSGGGEGTAPTGLQLVCTAPSDIKLINGAAVTLDLVTDRADDVLVLPVEAIAGTQGKGKVDLVGEDRVRKTVDVVLGLTDGKVVEIKKGLKGTETVAIPGPNLPTAAPVPGGDQQSGAPG; from the coding sequence GTGGACGGACGCAGGCTGCTCCCGGGCGTGGGTGTGGCGCTGGCCATGATCACCCTGGTCGGCTGCACATCGTCGGACTCGAAGTCGCAGACTCCCGAGCTCGAGGATCGCGGCACGGTCCTCACCACGGTCAAGCCGACGCGGCAGGACCTGACCAACCGCATCAGCCTCGCCGGCAAGGTGACCATCAACCCGGTCTTCGGCATCGTCGCGCCCAAGACCGGCGAGCTGCGCTACCTGGCCCGGCCGCCGTCGACCACGCCGTTCGACCAGGAGACCTGGGTGGCGACGGTCTGGCGCAAGGGCAAGCCGTACTCCGTGGAGATCCCCGCGGGCGCGGCCCTGGCGGGCCGGCTGATGGAGGACCGCTCCGACGTCACCGCCGGCATGCCGGTCGTCTCGGCGCGGCACATCGGGTACGGCATCGTCGCCGACATCGACAGTGCACTGGCGTACCGGATCTCCGGGGCCGCCAAGAGCGTCCAGGGACAGATCAAGAACGGGCCGGGCCCGTTCAAGTGCAAGCCGCTCGGCACGATCGCGGCCCTGCCGGCCGGGACCATCCCCGAGCCGGCGCCGACCACTCCGGCACCGGGCGCCACCGGTGCGCCGACGGCCCCGCCGGAGCCGGAGGCGCCCAGCGGCGGCGGTGAGGGCACCGCGCCGACCGGCCTGCAGCTGGTCTGCACCGCACCCTCGGACATCAAGCTGATCAACGGCGCCGCGGTCACTCTCGACCTGGTCACCGACCGGGCCGACGACGTGCTGGTGCTCCCGGTCGAGGCCATCGCCGGCACCCAGGGCAAGGGCAAGGTCGACCTGGTCGGCGAGGACCGCGTCCGCAAGACCGTCGACGTGGTCCTCGGTCTCACCGACGGCAAGGTCGTGGAGATCAAGAAAGGCCTGAAGGGCACCGAGACGGTCGCGATCCCCGGCCCGAACCTGCCCACCGCGGCGCCCGTGCCCGGCGGCGACCAGCAGTCCGGGGCGCCGGGATGA
- a CDS encoding response regulator transcription factor: MSTILLVEDDPDIRHLVTYKLTKGGLDVIGVGDGIAALRSAREQPPDLVLLDVRMPKMSGIEVCRELRAGPLPATVPIIMLTARSRPQDLEQGYAAGATDYIVKPFSPRDLLERVEAALARVGS, translated from the coding sequence ATGAGCACGATCCTTCTCGTCGAGGACGATCCCGACATCCGTCACCTGGTGACCTACAAGCTGACCAAGGGTGGCCTGGACGTGATCGGCGTCGGTGACGGGATCGCCGCTCTGCGGTCGGCCCGTGAGCAGCCGCCGGATCTGGTCCTGCTCGACGTCCGGATGCCGAAGATGTCGGGCATCGAGGTCTGCCGCGAGTTGCGGGCCGGGCCGCTGCCCGCGACCGTCCCGATCATCATGCTCACCGCGCGCTCGCGGCCCCAGGACCTCGAGCAGGGCTACGCGGCCGGCGCGACCGACTACATCGTGAAGCCGTTCAGCCCCCGCGACCTGCTGGAACGTGTCGAGGCCGCCCTGGCCCGGGTCGGCAGCTGA
- a CDS encoding YceI family protein, whose protein sequence is MSDRPTRVWNGVTIPDPGVYVLDEAHKRVGFHAQHMMVSPVRGEFVEATATIIVGHDPLQSSVTATIFSGSIDTNNADRDTHLRSPDFLDVEVYRTLEYRSTGVKWQGGNDAIFEWARLRNNRLNRRGAVADLPEAAGRSAGRFVVTGDLTIKNVTQQVDLQLTFGGARRDPYGRDIIGFSASAEINRESYGLVWNVALDSGGFLVGKKVHIEIAGEAIHQADQRPGHL, encoded by the coding sequence GTGTCCGATCGCCCCACCCGGGTCTGGAACGGCGTGACCATTCCGGATCCCGGCGTCTATGTCCTCGACGAAGCACACAAACGGGTCGGCTTTCATGCCCAGCACATGATGGTGAGTCCCGTACGCGGCGAATTCGTCGAGGCGACGGCGACGATCATTGTCGGACACGACCCGTTGCAATCGTCGGTGACCGCCACCATCTTCTCCGGCAGTATCGACACCAACAATGCCGACCGCGACACACATCTGCGCAGTCCCGATTTTCTCGACGTCGAGGTCTATCGCACCCTGGAATACCGCAGCACCGGTGTCAAATGGCAGGGCGGAAACGACGCCATCTTCGAATGGGCCCGGCTGCGCAACAACCGCCTCAACCGCCGCGGCGCGGTCGCCGACCTGCCCGAGGCGGCGGGCCGCAGCGCCGGCCGCTTCGTGGTCACCGGCGACCTGACGATCAAGAACGTCACCCAGCAGGTCGATCTGCAGCTCACCTTCGGCGGGGCGCGCCGCGACCCGTACGGCCGCGACATCATCGGCTTCAGCGCCTCCGCCGAGATCAACCGCGAGAGTTACGGCCTGGTCTGGAACGTCGCCCTGGACAGCGGCGGCTTCCTGGTCGGCAAGAAGGTCCACATCGAGATCGCCGGCGAGGCCATCCACCAGGCCGACCAGCGCCCCGGCCACCTCTGA
- a CDS encoding pyridoxal phosphate-dependent aminotransferase: MEQASRLKNVRYDIRGPVLRRAQELEAAGNRILKLNLGNPAPWGLSTPEPIVADMVQHLSDAEGYSDARGIYSARVAVAQYYQTLGVESVQPDDVFLGNGVSELIVMSLQALLNTGDEVLVPSPDYPLWTGAVTLCGGKPVHYRCDENEDWAPDLEHVAAQVTPNTRAIVIINPNNPTGAVYSRETLLGLLEIARRHDLLVLADEIYDKILYDDARHECAAALAPDLLVLTMSGLSKAYRAAGFRSGWMAVSGPTTHATEYLEGLQLLANMRLCPNVPAQHAVQTALGGFQSITTLIRPGGRLYEQRNHAWRKFNEIPGVSCVKPRGALYLFARLDPEVHKIRDDQKMIIDLLEQQLMLLSHGSGFNLPTPDHLRMVFLAPVDVLDDATDRLRRFLENYRQ, from the coding sequence ATGGAGCAGGCGAGCAGGCTCAAGAACGTCCGGTACGACATCCGCGGTCCCGTGCTGCGCCGTGCCCAGGAGCTGGAGGCCGCCGGGAACCGGATCCTCAAGCTCAACCTGGGCAATCCCGCGCCGTGGGGCCTGAGCACGCCGGAGCCGATCGTCGCCGACATGGTGCAGCACCTGAGCGACGCCGAGGGTTACAGCGATGCGCGGGGCATCTACTCCGCGCGGGTCGCCGTCGCGCAGTATTACCAGACTCTCGGTGTCGAAAGCGTGCAGCCCGACGACGTCTTCCTCGGCAACGGGGTCTCCGAGCTGATCGTGATGTCGTTGCAGGCGCTGCTCAACACCGGCGACGAGGTGCTGGTGCCCAGCCCCGACTATCCGCTCTGGACCGGGGCCGTGACGCTGTGCGGGGGCAAGCCCGTGCACTACCGCTGCGACGAGAACGAGGACTGGGCACCGGATCTGGAGCACGTCGCCGCGCAGGTCACCCCGAACACCCGCGCCATCGTGATCATCAATCCGAACAACCCGACCGGTGCCGTCTATTCGCGGGAGACGCTGCTCGGCCTGCTCGAGATCGCCCGGCGCCACGACCTGCTCGTGCTGGCCGACGAGATCTACGACAAGATCCTGTACGACGACGCGCGCCACGAGTGCGCGGCGGCTCTGGCCCCCGACCTGCTCGTGCTGACGATGAGCGGTCTGTCCAAGGCCTACCGCGCGGCGGGTTTCCGCTCCGGCTGGATGGCGGTCAGCGGCCCGACGACCCACGCCACCGAGTACCTCGAGGGTCTGCAACTGCTCGCGAACATGCGGCTGTGCCCGAACGTGCCGGCCCAGCACGCGGTGCAGACCGCACTGGGTGGCTTCCAGAGCATCACCACGCTGATCCGCCCCGGCGGGCGCCTGTACGAGCAGCGCAACCACGCCTGGCGCAAGTTCAACGAGATCCCCGGGGTCAGCTGCGTCAAGCCCCGCGGGGCGCTCTACCTCTTCGCGCGGCTCGACCCGGAAGTCCACAAGATCCGCGACGACCAGAAGATGATCATTGATCTGCTGGAGCAGCAGCTGATGCTGCTCTCGCACGGTTCGGGCTTCAACCTGCCCACGCCCGACCACCTGCGGATGGTGTTCCTGGCCCCGGTCGACGTGCTCGACGACGCCACCGACCGGCTGCGCCGATTCCTGGAGAACTACCGGCAATAG
- a CDS encoding ABC transporter ATP-binding protein, which yields MTALIELTGITKVLKGQKQPRTILDGIDLSVHPGESVAIVGRSGSGKSTLLSVIGLFDRPDQGSYLLGGQEISRLKERRAAKLRSSQFGFVFQRFFLLKHLTAAQNVSMALVNGQGWLPRRDRRARVMEALEQVGIAHLAKNRPPKMSGGEQQRVAIARALVRNPQILLADEPTGALDTETGTLVIDALLEATTRGCGLILVTHDRDHAARMGRTVDLVDGVLTERVAA from the coding sequence ATGACAGCGCTGATCGAACTCACCGGCATCACCAAGGTCCTCAAGGGCCAGAAGCAACCCCGCACGATCCTCGACGGCATCGACCTGAGCGTGCACCCCGGCGAGAGCGTCGCGATCGTCGGGCGCTCCGGCTCCGGCAAGAGCACGCTGCTCAGCGTCATCGGCCTGTTCGACCGGCCCGACCAGGGCAGCTACCTGCTCGGCGGCCAGGAGATCAGCCGGCTCAAGGAACGCCGCGCGGCCAAGCTGCGCAGCTCACAGTTCGGCTTCGTCTTCCAGCGCTTCTTCCTGCTCAAGCACCTGACCGCCGCCCAGAACGTCTCCATGGCGCTGGTCAACGGTCAGGGCTGGCTCCCCCGGCGCGACCGCCGGGCGCGGGTCATGGAGGCCCTCGAGCAGGTCGGGATCGCCCACCTGGCCAAGAACCGCCCGCCCAAGATGTCCGGTGGTGAGCAGCAGCGGGTCGCCATCGCGCGCGCCCTGGTCCGCAACCCGCAGATCCTGCTGGCCGACGAGCCGACCGGCGCACTCGACACCGAGACCGGCACGCTGGTCATCGACGCCCTGCTGGAAGCGACCACCCGCGGCTGCGGCCTGATCCTGGTCACCCACGACCGTGACCATGCCGCCCGCATGGGCCGCACCGTCGACCTGGTCGACGGCGTGCTCACCGAGCGGGTCGCCGCATGA
- a CDS encoding ABC transporter permease: MRRLSGRFRSALIIGIQGIRARKLRTLLSMVSLFLGVLAVVVVQAGASIAERALFAGVELSNGIDGTKVMDMPPLPQAADIVVDTVRGRSDAMAMLTVSAIIGEPGVTPVNQGAAPFDEDWGGQCYPEQGCDPTQVAPKGQAIEVRLVAMTGDIRPFRPYRPQTGDWLDFSTVPSMAPKIVLNLEAAKGFSRYKVPAEMRVNGASANLTPQLVGVVDDGGYQPQAYVRLDELVTWLPASGLADPSSGGMQVLMAGDTPVEQILITKLRGAGADPYVTTVDSREQGQKEIRLLRLVFLAMAGLVLLIGVAGILNVGLATVGERIEEFALRRAVGTPRSLLAGIVLAETLLTGLLTAAAAIGVSVVGLKALSAFVGESEPFLRDLQFPWDAGVAGIIAGLIAGILGGFVPAVRAARIPIATVMRA; the protein is encoded by the coding sequence ATGAGGCGGCTCTCGGGACGGTTCCGGTCCGCCCTGATCATCGGCATCCAGGGCATCCGCGCCCGCAAGCTGCGCACCCTGCTGTCCATGGTCAGCCTCTTCCTGGGCGTGCTGGCCGTGGTCGTCGTGCAGGCCGGCGCCAGCATCGCCGAACGCGCCCTCTTCGCCGGTGTCGAGCTCAGCAACGGCATCGACGGCACCAAGGTCATGGACATGCCACCGCTGCCCCAGGCGGCCGACATCGTCGTCGACACCGTCCGCGGGCGCAGCGACGCCATGGCGATGCTGACCGTCTCGGCCATCATCGGCGAGCCCGGCGTCACCCCCGTCAACCAGGGCGCCGCGCCGTTCGACGAGGACTGGGGCGGCCAGTGCTACCCCGAGCAGGGCTGCGACCCGACCCAGGTCGCCCCGAAAGGCCAGGCGATCGAGGTACGCCTGGTCGCCATGACCGGTGACATCCGGCCCTTCCGGCCGTACCGCCCCCAGACCGGCGACTGGCTCGACTTCAGCACGGTGCCGTCGATGGCCCCGAAGATCGTGCTCAACCTCGAGGCGGCCAAGGGCTTCTCCCGCTACAAGGTGCCGGCCGAGATGCGCGTCAACGGCGCGTCGGCCAACCTCACCCCGCAGCTCGTCGGTGTGGTCGACGACGGTGGTTACCAGCCCCAGGCGTACGTGCGCCTCGACGAACTGGTCACCTGGCTGCCCGCGTCCGGGCTGGCCGACCCGAGCAGCGGTGGCATGCAGGTGCTGATGGCCGGCGACACCCCGGTCGAACAGATTCTGATCACCAAACTGCGCGGTGCCGGGGCCGACCCGTACGTGACGACGGTGGACTCCCGCGAGCAGGGTCAGAAGGAGATCCGCCTGCTGCGCCTGGTCTTCCTGGCCATGGCCGGCCTGGTCCTGCTGATCGGCGTGGCCGGCATCCTCAACGTCGGCCTGGCCACGGTCGGCGAACGCATCGAGGAGTTCGCCCTGCGCCGGGCGGTGGGGACACCGAGATCACTGCTGGCCGGCATCGTGCTGGCCGAGACGTTGCTGACCGGCTTGCTCACCGCCGCGGCGGCGATCGGGGTCAGCGTGGTCGGGCTCAAAGCCCTGTCGGCCTTCGTCGGCGAGTCCGAACCGTTCCTGCGCGACCTGCAGTTCCCGTGGGACGCGGGCGTGGCCGGCATCATCGCGGGCCTGATCGCCGGCATCCTGGGCGGCTTCGTCCCGGCCGTGCGCGCGGCCCGCATCCCCATCGCCACCGTGATGCGCGCCTGA
- a CDS encoding aldo/keto reductase family oxidoreductase, translating to MSISSLPGGTWTLGDLTVTRFGYGAMQLAGPWVMGPPADRDGALAVLREAAGLGITHIDTSGAYGPHVTNELIREALHPYPETLHVVTKVGANRDAQGGWPPARDPESLRRAVHTDRENLGVEVLDLVNLRLGNAEGTVPGSLAEAFETLAELQQQGVIRHLGVSNATDDQIAEAQSIAPIVCVQNMYNLAYRQDDKLIDTLAEQGIAYVPFFPLGGFSPLQSSALSAVAARLGSTPMSVALAWLLQRSPNILLIPGTSSVAHLRENVAGAGLELSAEDLAELDRIGG from the coding sequence ATGTCCATCAGTTCTCTTCCCGGCGGCACCTGGACGCTCGGCGACCTGACCGTCACCCGGTTCGGCTACGGCGCCATGCAGCTCGCCGGCCCCTGGGTCATGGGACCGCCCGCCGACCGCGACGGCGCGCTCGCCGTTCTGCGCGAGGCCGCCGGCCTCGGCATCACCCACATCGACACCAGTGGTGCTTACGGTCCGCACGTCACCAACGAGCTCATCCGGGAGGCCCTGCACCCGTACCCGGAAACGCTGCACGTGGTGACCAAGGTCGGCGCGAACCGTGACGCGCAGGGCGGCTGGCCCCCGGCGCGCGACCCGGAGAGCCTGCGCCGGGCCGTGCACACCGACCGGGAGAACCTCGGGGTCGAGGTGCTCGACCTGGTCAACCTGCGGCTCGGCAACGCCGAGGGCACAGTGCCGGGCTCACTGGCCGAGGCGTTCGAGACGCTCGCCGAGCTCCAGCAGCAGGGGGTGATCCGGCACCTGGGTGTGAGCAACGCGACCGACGACCAGATCGCCGAGGCGCAGTCGATCGCGCCGATCGTGTGCGTGCAGAACATGTACAACCTCGCCTACCGCCAGGACGACAAGCTGATCGACACCCTGGCCGAGCAGGGCATCGCCTACGTGCCGTTCTTCCCGCTCGGCGGTTTCAGCCCGCTGCAGTCCTCGGCGCTCTCGGCAGTGGCGGCGCGGCTGGGATCGACGCCGATGTCGGTCGCCCTGGCCTGGCTGCTGCAGCGTTCGCCGAACATCCTGCTGATCCCGGGTACGTCCTCGGTGGCCCATCTGCGCGAGAACGTCGCCGGCGCGGGCCTCGAGCTCTCCGCCGAGGACCTGGCCGAGTTGGACAGGATCGGCGGATGA
- a CDS encoding DNA glycosylase AlkZ-like family protein yields MALRKLDLDEARRIAVRAQLLDLPRPSDLLAVARQLTLLQIDPTAAVAPNVDLVLWSRLGSAYRPEQVKQALESDRTLFEHNAMVRPMSDLGLYLAAMTVWPYRESHKAWLAENDTFRRDILARLAASGPLVSRDIPDTSAVSWPSSGWTNNRNVTQMLEFMMMLGEVAITGRRGRQRVWDLAERVHPAGTPVVELAEAQRIREHRRLTSMGITRTTNRGTGMEPGAVGESGEEVTVEGTRGVWRVDPEAIGKPFTGRTALLSPFDRLIHDRVRLAELFGFEYVLEMYKPKAKRRWGFFALPILFHDRLIGKVDAKADHKAGVLRVDAIHEDVPFAAAMREGVEAELHDLATWLRLKIA; encoded by the coding sequence ATGGCCCTGCGCAAGCTCGATCTCGACGAGGCCCGGCGCATCGCCGTACGGGCACAGCTGCTCGACCTGCCCCGGCCGTCGGATCTGCTGGCGGTGGCGCGGCAGCTGACCCTGCTGCAGATCGACCCGACCGCCGCGGTGGCGCCGAACGTGGACCTGGTGCTATGGAGCCGGCTGGGTTCGGCGTACCGGCCGGAGCAGGTGAAGCAGGCCCTCGAAAGCGATCGCACGCTGTTCGAGCACAACGCGATGGTGCGGCCGATGAGCGATCTGGGCCTGTACCTCGCCGCGATGACGGTCTGGCCCTACCGTGAGTCGCACAAGGCCTGGCTGGCGGAGAACGACACGTTCCGGCGCGACATCCTGGCCCGGCTTGCCGCCTCCGGGCCGCTGGTTTCGCGGGACATCCCGGATACCAGCGCCGTGTCGTGGCCGTCGTCGGGCTGGACCAACAACCGCAACGTGACGCAGATGCTCGAGTTCATGATGATGCTCGGCGAGGTCGCGATCACCGGGCGCCGCGGCCGGCAGCGCGTCTGGGACCTCGCCGAGCGGGTCCACCCCGCCGGTACGCCGGTCGTCGAGCTGGCCGAGGCGCAGCGGATCCGGGAGCACCGGCGCCTGACCTCGATGGGCATCACCCGCACGACCAACCGCGGCACCGGCATGGAACCGGGCGCGGTCGGTGAGTCCGGTGAGGAGGTGACGGTCGAGGGCACCCGCGGCGTCTGGCGGGTCGACCCGGAGGCCATCGGCAAGCCCTTCACCGGTCGCACGGCGCTGTTGTCACCCTTCGACCGGCTGATCCACGACCGTGTCCGCCTGGCCGAGCTGTTCGGCTTCGAATACGTCCTGGAGATGTACAAGCCGAAGGCCAAGCGCCGCTGGGGGTTTTTTGCGCTGCCGATCCTGTTCCACGACCGCCTCATCGGAAAGGTCGACGCCAAGGCCGACCACAAGGCCGGTGTGCTGCGGGTCGACGCGATCCACGAGGACGTCCCGTTCGCCGCGGCGATGCGCGAAGGTGTGGAGGCGGAGCTGCACGACCTCGCCACCTGGTTACGCCTGAAAATTGCGTGA
- a CDS encoding RICIN domain-containing protein has product MTRSTGTWGRAAAVAAIALITGAGLLPAAATAAPAARTDTPAIMAGVFQIQNWGGDYECLTASPRGGAVTTAECDLDATDQLWWRTNTNEFVPWQGAIGPYYCLSASSTNVVSLPLCSGATQHVWTQPTETLRNSGNGRCLTQIANHKVATATCSGAETQRWKLFGS; this is encoded by the coding sequence ATGACTCGATCGACAGGTACGTGGGGCAGAGCGGCTGCGGTGGCCGCCATCGCCCTGATCACCGGGGCCGGCCTCCTGCCGGCCGCGGCCACCGCGGCACCGGCCGCGCGCACCGATACGCCGGCCATCATGGCCGGCGTCTTCCAGATCCAGAACTGGGGCGGCGACTACGAGTGCCTGACGGCCTCGCCCCGCGGCGGTGCCGTGACCACCGCCGAGTGTGATCTTGATGCGACCGACCAGCTCTGGTGGCGGACGAACACCAACGAGTTCGTGCCCTGGCAGGGGGCGATCGGGCCGTACTACTGCCTGTCGGCGAGCTCGACCAATGTCGTCTCACTGCCGTTGTGCTCGGGTGCCACCCAGCACGTCTGGACCCAGCCGACGGAGACGTTGCGCAACAGCGGCAACGGGCGCTGCCTGACGCAGATCGCCAACCACAAGGTCGCCACGGCGACCTGCAGCGGTGCGGAGACCCAGCGGTGGAAGCTGTTCGGCAGCTGA
- a CDS encoding ATP-binding protein, with the protein MEIRKVISRRGAALAGAVLALGLGTGATAATSLALAEQDASTAALALRTASVRGALDTTFQRYADTMHSLVAAAATEPAARLSPAVARLTGDTLPGAHQVVVVDANRTVLAQHTVDGSNPPPRTTLNPEPSLARGLDLARESGRLVASPAHVLPADLGLPPAHRQPAFELISPVHENGFRGWVVIGVRAPDLLRESLRAAGVTGVATVLTETSGDGVTHEVARWAEGGGPLGESRGTVDVALAGHTWQILVRPTTALVSAGRAAAAPLTLLGSALISVVAAGLLLVADRGRHRAEDHARQAAADSRAEIDRARAAEAVLHERTRTAEAQLREREAELTGFATAAADHLHAPLHTIAGFTELLLEDAGPLDEASRGFLDRIGRSTGRMLALVDDLLAYSSAADAALKLEPVDAGGLALGVVAGRLDHVTGERPSIDVGDLPAVTADAELLGEVLGQLVDNAVRFVRHGTAARVTIGAREHVPGWWRIEVADRGIGVPEEQRTRIFAPFHRAPAAEGFPGTGLGLAVCRRIVDLHGGELGVDPNPGGGSIFWFTVPTTGLTPARGADLFAADLA; encoded by the coding sequence GTGGAAATCCGGAAGGTGATCAGCAGGCGCGGCGCGGCCCTGGCCGGCGCCGTGCTCGCCCTCGGGCTCGGCACGGGCGCGACCGCGGCCACCAGCCTCGCCCTGGCCGAGCAGGACGCGAGCACCGCGGCCCTCGCCCTGCGCACCGCTAGCGTGCGCGGCGCCCTAGACACCACCTTCCAGCGGTACGCCGACACCATGCACAGCCTCGTCGCCGCGGCCGCCACCGAACCCGCCGCACGCCTGTCGCCCGCCGTCGCCCGCCTCACCGGCGACACCCTGCCCGGCGCGCACCAGGTTGTTGTCGTCGACGCGAACCGCACGGTGCTGGCCCAGCACACCGTCGACGGCAGCAACCCGCCGCCGCGTACCACGCTGAACCCCGAACCGTCGCTCGCCCGCGGCCTGGACCTGGCCCGCGAGAGCGGCCGCCTGGTCGCCAGCCCCGCCCACGTGCTCCCCGCCGACCTCGGCCTGCCACCGGCCCACCGCCAGCCCGCGTTCGAACTGATCTCCCCCGTCCACGAGAACGGCTTCCGCGGCTGGGTCGTCATCGGCGTCCGCGCCCCCGACCTGCTGCGCGAGTCACTGCGCGCCGCCGGTGTCACCGGCGTCGCCACCGTGCTGACCGAGACCTCCGGAGACGGTGTCACCCACGAGGTGGCCCGCTGGGCCGAGGGCGGCGGCCCGCTGGGCGAGAGCCGCGGCACCGTCGACGTCGCGCTCGCCGGTCACACCTGGCAAATTTTGGTACGCCCCACCACCGCCCTGGTCAGCGCCGGACGCGCCGCCGCGGCCCCGCTGACCCTGCTGGGCTCGGCGCTGATCAGCGTTGTCGCCGCCGGCCTGCTGCTGGTTGCCGACCGCGGACGCCACCGCGCCGAGGACCACGCCCGCCAGGCCGCCGCCGACAGCCGCGCGGAGATCGACCGCGCCCGCGCCGCCGAAGCCGTCCTGCACGAGCGCACCCGCACGGCCGAGGCACAGCTGCGGGAGCGCGAGGCCGAACTGACCGGCTTCGCCACCGCAGCCGCCGACCACCTGCACGCACCGCTGCACACCATCGCCGGCTTCACCGAACTGCTGCTCGAGGACGCGGGACCGCTGGACGAGGCCTCGCGCGGGTTCCTCGACCGCATCGGGCGCAGCACCGGGCGCATGCTGGCGCTCGTCGACGACCTGCTCGCGTACTCCTCGGCGGCCGACGCCGCCCTCAAGCTCGAACCGGTCGACGCCGGCGGGCTCGCCCTCGGCGTGGTCGCCGGGCGCCTCGACCACGTCACCGGTGAGCGTCCCAGCATCGACGTCGGCGACCTGCCGGCCGTGACCGCCGACGCCGAACTGCTCGGCGAGGTCCTCGGCCAGCTCGTCGACAACGCCGTACGTTTTGTACGCCACGGCACGGCCGCACGCGTCACGATCGGCGCCCGCGAGCACGTCCCCGGCTGGTGGCGTATCGAGGTGGCGGACCGTGGCATCGGCGTACCGGAGGAGCAGCGGACCCGCATCTTCGCGCCGTTCCACCGGGCCCCGGCCGCGGAGGGTTTCCCGGGCACCGGGCTGGGTCTGGCCGTGTGCCGGCGCATCGTGGACCTGCACGGTGGTGAGCTCGGCGTCGACCCGAACCCGGGTGGCGGCAGCATCTTCTGGTTCACCGTGCCGACCACCGGCCTGACACCGGCCCGCGGCGCCGACCTCTTCGCCGCCGACCTCGCCTGA